GCATACGTTGCGCGAAGCGGTGTTGCAGCATGGGTCTTCGGGCACGAGCGTAGAGCCGCCGTCTACCCCTGTACCGATGTGGATGGGAGTGCGCTCCGGCTGGACGCTGATGCTGCATGGCAACGCGTTTGTGGCGAACGATCAGCAGCAGGCCGAGAGTCATCGCGGCCGTGATGGATGGTTTTCGACCAACTGGATTATGCCTATGGCGCAGCGGAAGCTTGGGCCGGGGCAGTTGACGGTGCGGGCGATGTTTTCGGCGGAGCCGGGGACGATGCAGCAGCGGGCCTATCCTGAGATCTTTCAGCAGGGCGAGACGGCGTATGGCAATCCGATCGTGGATGGGCAGCATCCGCACGCGTTCTTTATGGAAGTGGGCGCGCTCTACGACATCAAGATGGGCAAGGATGCTTTGCTGAGCTTTTACGTCGCGCCGGTGGGCGATCCGGCGATTGGGCCGACGGCGTATCCGCACCGTCAGTCGGCGAGCGAAGACCCGATTGCGGCTCTGGGACATCACCAGGAAGACTCGACGCACATTGCGTACAACGTGCTGACCGGGGGGCTGACGTACAAGTGGGTGCGCGCGGAGCTCTCGGGGTTTCATGGCGGTGAGCCGGGGGAGGCGCACTGGCACTTCGAGTCTTCGGCGAACGGGCTGGCGGTGGACTCGGTTTCGACGCGGCTGACGGTGGCTCCGACGGCGGATTGGACGGCGCAGTACTCGTTCGCGCACATTGCGTCGCCGGAGGCGTTGTATCCGCAGGAAGACCAGCAGAGGCAGACGGCGAGCGTGATGTATCACCATACGTTCCGCACGGAGGCTGCGCCGAGGATGGGCGGCGCGTCGATGCAAGGGACGTCGATGCAAAGTTCGATGGCAGGGATGGATATGAGCGGAGCGTCGATGAAGATGACGCCGCAGCCGCTGGAAGACCTGTCGATGACGGCGGTGTGGGGCCGGACACGGTCGCTGGACGCGGACGCGAGCAAGGAGAACAGCTATCTGCTGGAGGCGCTGTATCGCTTCCGCGGCCGGAACTACGTGTGGACACGCATGGAGAATGCGGGACGTTCGAACGAGTTGCTACTTGCGCCCGGAACGCCGCTGCCTGTGGGGTTCCACGAAAGCCCGATCGGGCATGTGGCCGCGTTCAGCTTCGGATATGACCGCGATTATGCGCTTGGGAAGCACATTCTGGCGGCGCCGGGAGCGCAGTTCACGGTGTATCGGACGCCGTCTCTGCTGACGTCGACGTATGGTTCTACGCCGACGGCAGAGGTGTTCTTTGTAAGGTTTCGGGTACGGTAGTGCTTCGGTCGGCTAAGCCTTGGCGAGTTCGGTCTTCACGAGCTCGCTGAGCAGCTTGCCGTCGGCGCGGACGCCATCGGCGAGCAGGCGCTGCTGGGCGATCTTCATGACCGTGCCCATGTCTTTCGGGGAGGGGCTGGCTCCGCCGTTATCCGCGACAACCTTTGCGATCGCACCCTGGACGATGGGGAGCAGCTCCTCGGCACCAGCGGCCTTGGGCATGTAGGCTTCGATCAGCTCAATCTCGACCTGCTCTTTGGCGGCGAGTTCGGGGCGGCCGCCCTTGGTGAACTGGTCGATGGACTCACGGCGCTGCTTGAGCATGGTGGTCAGCATGGACTGCTCTTCGGCGTCGGTGAGGGGCTCGCGCTTGTCGATCTCGCGCGATTTGAGTGCGGACTTCACCAGGCGCAGGGTGGTGAGTTTGTCGGCTTCCTTCGCCTTCATTGCGGTGATGATGTCCCGGTCGATCGTTGTTCCAATAGCAGCCATTTCTTTCACTTCCTTCACGCGACAGTGTAGCAGTGCCTCGAAGAGAGGGTAGCTCTGCGGGAGTGGGGAACTGGCCCGGTGCGCCGCTTGTCGAGATGGTTTTTAGCGGGGGCTCGGGGTGTGGTGTTTGGTGTTGTCTCCGGTTGAGGCAAAGAGAAAGGCCCCGAACCAATGGTTCGGGGCCTTTCTGCTGCTTGTTGCGGATTAGGGGCGAACGCCGAAGTTGCCGACGGCGAGAGGAGCGTTCGTCGGAGCTGCAATGCCGAAAACCTGGACCACAGGGTATGTTGCGGTCGAGGAGGCATTGATCAGCCACGTAGCACCGGCTTGATCGATTGCCACTGAAGGCATCGAGGTCGCGGTGGTGGCGGTTGCCAGAACGGACGTGCCGCTCGCGTCGACGGGCATCAGGCCATCGCCAGAACCGCGGCTCGCGAGCGAACCCGTGGTGGCGAGGTACTTCATGGCAGTGCTGCTTGCATCGACGACGAAGAGTGAGGAGTAACCCGCGGTGCTGGCCGCGGGGACAAGGCCGTGGTTGACGCCGTCCATGGCGATTGTGCTGCCGTAGAGGTTTACCTGTGCGGTTGTTCCACCAGTTGCTGCGGTCGGAATCGGGAAGTAGAACTTCGTGGTGCAGCCGGAGGTATCAGCCGCTCCATAGCATACGCCGCCGTAGCCACCGCTCTGGCCGGAGAGGCCTGCGATGACATTCCAGATGCGGGCGGCGCTGCTATCGAAGGTTGTTCCGCCAGAACGGTAGTTGCTGGTTCCGGACGATACCGTAACAGCGCCGGTGTAGGGCGATGCAAAGTTGAAGTAAGACGAAACGCCCGTGCCGCCTGCAACAATGTTGCTCGTGCGCGGGTCTACGGCAAGGTACTTGGCGCCGTAGTTCGTTGTAGCCGTTGGGAACGTGCTTGTTCCGGCGTAGGTGGTGTCTGCCGTCGTCGTGCCTACGGGGATCCGACCGATGTAGCTGGTACCTGCTGTGGAGGCGTAGGTGCTGAACCAGACGTTGTTGCTGGGGTCAATGCTTACGGCATAGGCTGCGTCCGAAACTGCGACTGCCGTTGCGGTGGCTGTCGTGATGGTCGCGGGAACGGCCACGCCTACCGTTGTCGAGGTGCTGGGGGTGTACTTCCAGATCTGTCCTGCGGTATCAGCCAGCCATACGTTGGCGGGAGAGGCGTTATCGATAGCGAGACCTGCACCTGCAGT
This genomic interval from Acidobacteriaceae bacterium contains the following:
- a CDS encoding GatB/YqeY domain-containing protein is translated as MAAIGTTIDRDIITAMKAKEADKLTTLRLVKSALKSREIDKREPLTDAEEQSMLTTMLKQRRESIDQFTKGGRPELAAKEQVEIELIEAYMPKAAGAEELLPIVQGAIAKVVADNGGASPSPKDMGTVMKIAQQRLLADGVRADGKLLSELVKTELAKA